Part of the Desulfolutivibrio sulfoxidireducens genome is shown below.
CGTAGGCCACGCACAGGGCCAACCTGACCATGCCCTGGATTTTCAGCGCCAGGGCCAGTTCGGGATTGGCCCCCAGGCCGTTGGATTTGAGTCCCACCCGTCCGGCCCGTTCGTGGATGGCCGAAAGGGTCTCGACGCACTCGGTCAGGTCCTTCTCGTTGCGGAAGATGCCCGCGCCCTTCATGATGGCGTCGAACATGGCCTCGCGCACGGCGTAGGCGCTCTCGGAGCCGTTTGTGCGCTCCCGCAGGGCGGTGATCCGGGCGGCCTGTCTGGCCACGGCATCGTCCACGACCCTGGAGTTGAAGACCGCCTCGCAGCCCTTGAGGTATTCCACGACCTTCTTGCCGATGATGTTGCCGGCCACCACGGTCTCGGCCAGGGAGTTGCCGCCCAGGCGGTTGAATCCGTGCATGTCCCAGCAGGCGGATTCGCCGGCCGAGAACAGTCCGGCCAGGCCGTAGGCCGCGCCGTCCTTGTTGGTGCGCACGCCGCCCATGCTGTAGTGCTGGGTGGGGCGCACGGGAATGAGCTGGTAGGCCGGGTCGATGCCCAGGAAGCTTTTACAGATCTCGTCCACCTCGCGCAGCTTGGTGCGGATGTGGTCGATGCCCAGGTGGCGGATGTCCAGCCACAGGTGGTCGCCGTAGGGACTTTTGACCCCGAATCCCCTTTGCATGTGCACGGTCATCCACCGGGAGACCACGTCGCGGGAGGCCAGTTCGGCCTTTTCCGGCTCGTATTCGGGCATGAAGCGGTTCTCATTGACGTCGAGCAGGGTCCCGCCGTCGCCCCGGCAGCCCTCGGTGACCAGGATGTCCGTGGGCACGATGCCGGTGGGATGGAACTGCACGGCCTCCATGTTGCCTAAGGGGACAACGCCGGTATTCAGGGCGATGATCTGGCCGCCGCCGTCGTTGATGACCGCGTTGGTGGATTCGCGGTAGATGCGGCCGAACCCGCCCGAGGCGACCAGCGTGGCCTTGGCCAGGTACACGCGCAGTTCGCCGGTTTTCAGGCAGCGCACCACCGCGCCCATGCACCGCGCGCCGTCGTGGATAAGCGAGATGGCCTCGACCCGGTCGTGGACCACCACGCCGAGCTGGGCGGCCCGGTTGTCCATGGTGTAAAGGACCGTGTGGCCTGTGCCGTCGGAGGTGTAGCAGGTGCGCCACTTGGCCGTGCCGCCGAAGGCCCGGGCGGTGATCAGCCCCTCTTTCTCCTGTTTCTCGACCTTGGTGAATTCCTTGCCGCCCTTGAAGTATTTGGATTCGCCGGGCACCACGCGGTTCCAGGGCACGCCCCAGGCGGCCAGTTCGCGCATGACGATGGGCGCGGTGTCCACGAAAAGGCGGGCCACCTCCTGATCGCATCCCCAGTCGGACCCCTTGACGGTGTCGGCGAAGTGGACGTCGGGACCGTCGCCCTCGCCCATGGCGCAGTTGCCCAGCGCCGCCTGCATGCCGCCCTGGGCGGCCGAGGAGTGGGAACGCCGGGCGGGCACGAGGCTCAGGCACACGGCGTCGAAACCGGCCGAGGCCGCCTCGATGGCCACGCGTTCCCCGGCCAGGCCCGCGCCGATGCACAACAGATCGGAATAAATCGTCTGCATGGTTCGGTCCTTGTTACACGGTGAGGGTAAGGAAGCGGATCAGGGTGATAAGCCCGATCACGATGAAAAACACTGTGAGGATGTTCTCGAACTTCTTGGCGTTCTTGCGGTTGTCGCGGCGGATAAGTCCCCATTTGACGCCGATGCGGTAGTAGCCGATGCCCACGTGCAGTTCGACCATGGGCAGAAGCAGCAGATAGAAGACCAGCCACCAGCCGCCCTGGACCCGGGCCGCGCTCTTGGCCGCGGTGATCGGCAGGTCGGTCAGCACCACCCACATGTGGATGGACCCCATAAGGAGGATGACCATGGCCGTGCCGGCCTGGACCAGCCACAGCCAGGTATCGGTATGCCGCATGCGCCGGGCGTGGGCGACCATGACCGTCTGCTGCTCGGCCCGAAAGGGCACCTTGCGCGCGGCCAGGACGAAATGGAACAGAAAGACCAGACCGATAAGCGGCCCGCCCACCTGGGCCATGCCCGTGGACTCGAAGAATTCCGCCAGGGCGTTCATGGGTCCGGCGCCGAAAATCACGCTCGAG
Proteins encoded:
- a CDS encoding succinate dehydrogenase/fumarate reductase cytochrome b subunit; protein product: MSLSLATHAQPIGKCSAWLDWLQMLTGASLILFMWSHMILVSSVIFGAGPMNALAEFFESTGMAQVGGPLIGLVFLFHFVLAARKVPFRAEQQTVMVAHARRMRHTDTWLWLVQAGTAMVILLMGSIHMWVVLTDLPITAAKSAARVQGGWWLVFYLLLLPMVELHVGIGYYRIGVKWGLIRRDNRKNAKKFENILTVFFIVIGLITLIRFLTLTV
- a CDS encoding fumarate reductase flavoprotein subunit; protein product: MQTIYSDLLCIGAGLAGERVAIEAASAGFDAVCLSLVPARRSHSSAAQGGMQAALGNCAMGEGDGPDVHFADTVKGSDWGCDQEVARLFVDTAPIVMRELAAWGVPWNRVVPGESKYFKGGKEFTKVEKQEKEGLITARAFGGTAKWRTCYTSDGTGHTVLYTMDNRAAQLGVVVHDRVEAISLIHDGARCMGAVVRCLKTGELRVYLAKATLVASGGFGRIYRESTNAVINDGGGQIIALNTGVVPLGNMEAVQFHPTGIVPTDILVTEGCRGDGGTLLDVNENRFMPEYEPEKAELASRDVVSRWMTVHMQRGFGVKSPYGDHLWLDIRHLGIDHIRTKLREVDEICKSFLGIDPAYQLIPVRPTQHYSMGGVRTNKDGAAYGLAGLFSAGESACWDMHGFNRLGGNSLAETVVAGNIIGKKVVEYLKGCEAVFNSRVVDDAVARQAARITALRERTNGSESAYAVREAMFDAIMKGAGIFRNEKDLTECVETLSAIHERAGRVGLKSNGLGANPELALALKIQGMVRLALCVAYGALKRTESRGSHTREDFPERNDRDWLSRTLATWPEGASLPELAYEPASKIFEIPPGDRGYGGGKIISA